One window from the genome of Mycolicibacterium gadium encodes:
- a CDS encoding acyl-CoA dehydrogenase family protein, with amino-acid sequence MAERTTVPRVVTAILDKLASEDDALMAESLVGLHGSIAAHAMRPARHGGSELGADEFVSQICELASLDGSLGWLAAMFHAAAHHIATLPEAVVHAVWGSDPEAVATTAHRGSGAVGPDQRLAGRWESVIGAGYADWLVLPTENARRVLVPRAAARLEPRREGSAVAGVCDVTIAGYVVDDSHAFAGDQRAAAIAMAGAAAAVTGSAEGVWRHHVEQMRARLATSYSGGELANAAPAQVARAASDIDATRLQIIDALRRPDAEAADARAYWQAVARARAAADHILGNSRHALELTDPVTRLWRDVHTGCRLAAALLDEAVGA; translated from the coding sequence ATGGCCGAGCGGACGACCGTGCCGCGCGTCGTCACCGCCATTCTCGACAAGCTGGCCAGCGAAGACGACGCACTCATGGCTGAATCACTTGTCGGGCTGCACGGTTCGATAGCCGCACACGCGATGCGTCCCGCGCGGCACGGCGGGTCGGAATTGGGTGCCGACGAGTTCGTTTCGCAGATCTGCGAACTCGCGTCCCTCGACGGATCGCTCGGGTGGCTTGCGGCGATGTTCCACGCGGCCGCCCACCACATCGCGACGCTCCCAGAGGCTGTTGTCCACGCGGTATGGGGTTCGGACCCGGAAGCGGTGGCTACCACCGCGCATCGCGGCTCGGGTGCCGTCGGGCCCGATCAGCGGCTGGCCGGCCGGTGGGAATCGGTCATCGGCGCCGGATATGCCGACTGGCTGGTGCTGCCCACGGAGAACGCCCGCCGCGTCCTCGTGCCGCGTGCCGCCGCACGGCTCGAACCGCGTCGCGAGGGTTCCGCCGTCGCTGGCGTCTGCGACGTGACGATCGCCGGTTACGTCGTCGACGACAGCCACGCGTTTGCAGGTGACCAGCGTGCCGCGGCGATCGCCATGGCCGGTGCGGCCGCGGCGGTGACAGGCTCGGCCGAGGGAGTCTGGCGCCACCACGTCGAACAGATGCGGGCTCGACTTGCCACGTCCTACAGCGGCGGCGAGTTGGCCAACGCCGCCCCTGCGCAAGTGGCCCGGGCCGCATCCGACATCGACGCGACCAGGCTCCAGATCATCGATGCGTTGCGGCGTCCGGATGCCGAAGCGGCCGACGCCCGGGCGTATTGGCAAGCGGTGGCCAGGGCGAGGGCCGCCGCCGACCACATCCTCGGCAACAGTCGCCATGCGCTCGAGCTGACCGATCCGGTCACCCGGCTGTGGCGGGACGTGCATACCGGGTGCCGACTGGCCGCCGCTCTGCTCGACGAAGCAGTGGGCGCCTGA
- a CDS encoding acyl-CoA dehydrogenase family protein, translated as MKQSTTPSVLDSVRELIPEIAAAAAAVDRKSAVDPDMIARLQDTGYFALLRPHGFESEGDPDDYLTATRELSSACMSTGWLAGWLAMNSWGLSVRNERVQQDIWGAEPRTLLCSSYAPTGRLEAVDGGFLLSGRWARCTGARYATWLSAAALRVGSDGAAQDFMAVLVPQADYVIEPTWNGLGLRGISADDVVISGVFVPEHRAFSWLNFDPNAATKLLDRLPQPTVYTLAGTIPLLGAAQRVLAERVPDSSTPLDPIAVARADIELSMLQIRRNLADLMNRVRAGGYPDADLVLRARRDQVMACERALAAIRTVVHNPGSHVDHVLLERIWRDVQTAQRHVSSNVEQVLSVAGRFAMGLNVDDLIW; from the coding sequence GTGAAGCAGAGTACGACGCCGTCGGTGCTCGATTCGGTTCGAGAGTTGATTCCCGAGATCGCCGCGGCCGCCGCAGCGGTGGACCGAAAGAGCGCGGTCGACCCCGACATGATCGCGCGCCTTCAGGACACGGGCTACTTCGCGCTGTTGCGACCGCACGGTTTTGAGAGCGAGGGTGACCCCGACGACTATCTGACCGCCACGCGTGAACTCTCCTCGGCGTGTATGTCGACCGGCTGGCTGGCCGGATGGCTGGCGATGAACAGCTGGGGGTTGTCGGTGCGCAACGAGAGGGTGCAGCAGGACATCTGGGGCGCCGAACCGCGCACGCTGCTGTGCTCGTCCTACGCCCCGACCGGACGGTTGGAGGCCGTCGACGGCGGGTTCCTGCTGTCCGGTCGATGGGCCCGCTGCACCGGCGCGCGTTATGCGACGTGGTTGAGCGCCGCGGCGCTCCGCGTGGGGTCTGACGGCGCCGCCCAGGACTTCATGGCGGTGCTGGTGCCGCAGGCTGACTACGTGATCGAGCCGACCTGGAATGGGTTGGGGCTGAGGGGGATTAGCGCAGACGATGTCGTCATCTCCGGCGTATTCGTGCCAGAACATCGCGCGTTCAGCTGGCTGAACTTCGATCCGAACGCTGCGACGAAGCTGCTGGACCGGTTGCCGCAGCCGACGGTGTACACCCTGGCCGGAACCATTCCGCTGCTCGGAGCGGCCCAACGAGTGCTGGCCGAGCGGGTGCCGGACTCTTCGACACCGCTGGATCCGATCGCCGTGGCGCGGGCGGACATTGAACTGTCGATGCTTCAGATCAGACGCAATCTAGCCGATCTGATGAACCGCGTGCGTGCCGGCGGATATCCGGATGCGGACTTGGTGCTCCGTGCGCGTCGGGACCAGGTGATGGCGTGCGAGCGGGCGCTCGCGGCGATCCGCACGGTCGTCCACAATCCTGGGTCCCATGTTGATCACGTTCTGCTGGAACGAATCTGGCGCGATGTGCAGACAGCGCAACGCCACGTATCGAGCAATGTGGAACAGGTACTTTCCGTGGCCGGTCGGTTCGCCATGGGTCTCAACGTGGACGACCTCATCTGGTAG
- a CDS encoding IclR family transcriptional regulator encodes MVGPANSASDAPASMVARVALIINSFDRAGKQLRLDDVAAHTGLPRSSTHRILNQLHATGLLTRGPDGYCLAASSLSANRAVDHSELRGVASPVLRRLAADTSLVVHLGVLLGADVVYLDKVGGSGDVAVPTRVAGRTPAHASALGKAMLATQSAEDVDAMLTDPLPKRTPATIADLPTLHRELALIRSRHGLAYDDQELAAGLSSVAAPIRMAHGEVAGLSLTGAMPARWLNRMAPFLTRAARGISEHIGRAIPAARNETDSTTVTDDMMSRVLRTLSSDDWV; translated from the coding sequence TTGGTCGGTCCTGCGAACAGTGCGTCTGACGCGCCGGCGTCGATGGTGGCGCGGGTCGCGTTGATCATCAACTCGTTCGACCGCGCCGGAAAGCAGCTCCGCCTCGATGACGTGGCCGCCCACACCGGCCTGCCGCGCTCGTCGACACACCGCATCCTCAATCAACTGCACGCGACGGGGTTGCTCACCCGCGGGCCGGACGGTTATTGCCTTGCAGCGTCGTCTCTCTCGGCGAATCGCGCCGTCGATCACTCCGAGTTGCGCGGCGTCGCGTCGCCGGTGCTCAGGCGTCTTGCCGCCGACACATCCCTCGTCGTACATCTCGGCGTGCTGCTGGGAGCGGACGTCGTCTATCTCGACAAGGTCGGTGGCAGCGGCGATGTCGCGGTTCCGACCCGCGTCGCGGGCCGCACCCCCGCCCACGCCAGCGCGCTGGGCAAGGCGATGCTGGCCACACAGTCGGCCGAGGACGTCGACGCGATGCTGACCGATCCGCTCCCCAAGCGAACTCCGGCGACCATCGCCGACCTGCCCACACTGCACCGGGAGCTGGCACTGATCCGATCCCGGCACGGCCTCGCCTACGACGACCAGGAACTGGCCGCGGGCCTGTCGAGCGTCGCAGCACCCATCCGAATGGCCCACGGTGAGGTGGCCGGTCTCTCCCTCACCGGCGCGATGCCCGCCCGCTGGCTCAACCGGATGGCGCCGTTTCTCACGCGTGCGGCGAGAGGCATATCGGAGCACATCGGCAGAGCGATACCCGCAGCGCGGAACGAGACCGATTCCACGACCGTCACCGACGACATGATGTCGCGGGTGCTTCGCACCCTGTCGTCCGACGACTGGGTGTGA
- a CDS encoding histidine phosphatase family protein: MNGASEGVIQASSRTRVKLPGRQRRTAMYRILGVVVAAIAMLIGAAVPASAAESMRVTFVRHGESEGNASGLIDTSTPGPVLTPLGQQQAEDVVDLLGDNNYDAIYASTMVRTQLTAAPMSEYLGLPVQVLPGLQEIEAGVFEGTPEANASRGYGLYPIGWALPGVIPQIPVDRFNKGTVMPGTDGLNGYVFDARVDGALQTMYDNGDRNVIVYSHGGAIMFWTMMNVENLTPIQKLQLLQTAALGNTDYVVIEGNNEDGWTLVDWNGQRFSPEPTLEAEIALQQRTLTRQLDATFNDVADAFATGDVRTILTAVKGGAADTQFSFAKFRRAVTAKITNEIGKLTSQPAESVDTGNTPAVHSQVASVPATTGNSQTAESTDIAARVSAATSSFGAKPRSSTKKSEAVDADEASDGAKSVPGTLGTRPARNGNRGQLSGIKDAITSIVRKPGKTGESTSSGTSGTGTAGDAGADSGSSGSGDGDGGGSQSNAA; this comes from the coding sequence ATGAACGGTGCGTCTGAAGGCGTCATCCAGGCGAGTTCACGAACACGAGTGAAGTTGCCAGGGCGTCAGCGCAGAACGGCGATGTACCGGATCCTCGGCGTCGTTGTGGCCGCAATCGCCATGCTCATCGGCGCGGCGGTGCCCGCCTCGGCGGCCGAGTCGATGCGGGTGACATTCGTCCGCCACGGTGAATCCGAGGGCAACGCCTCCGGACTCATCGACACGTCGACCCCAGGCCCGGTGCTGACCCCGTTGGGTCAGCAGCAGGCTGAAGATGTGGTCGACCTACTCGGCGACAACAACTACGACGCCATCTACGCATCCACGATGGTGCGGACCCAGCTCACGGCGGCCCCGATGTCGGAGTACCTGGGCCTGCCGGTACAGGTACTGCCCGGCCTTCAGGAGATCGAGGCCGGCGTCTTCGAGGGCACCCCGGAGGCCAACGCCTCGCGTGGGTACGGGCTGTACCCGATCGGGTGGGCACTGCCTGGCGTCATTCCCCAGATCCCGGTCGACCGTTTCAACAAGGGCACCGTCATGCCGGGTACGGACGGACTCAACGGGTACGTGTTCGACGCCAGGGTCGACGGCGCACTGCAGACCATGTACGACAACGGCGACCGCAACGTGATCGTGTACTCGCACGGCGGCGCCATCATGTTCTGGACGATGATGAACGTGGAGAACCTGACCCCGATCCAGAAGCTACAGCTGCTGCAGACGGCTGCGTTGGGCAACACCGATTACGTCGTCATCGAGGGCAACAACGAAGACGGCTGGACGTTGGTCGATTGGAACGGGCAGCGGTTCAGCCCTGAACCCACGCTCGAAGCCGAAATCGCCCTTCAGCAGCGCACCTTAACGCGTCAGCTGGACGCGACCTTCAATGATGTCGCCGATGCGTTCGCCACCGGGGACGTCAGAACGATCCTGACCGCGGTCAAGGGCGGCGCCGCGGACACGCAGTTCTCGTTCGCCAAGTTCAGGCGCGCCGTCACCGCCAAGATCACCAACGAGATCGGCAAGCTGACGTCGCAACCTGCCGAGTCCGTCGACACCGGAAACACCCCGGCCGTGCACAGCCAGGTCGCCTCGGTCCCAGCGACGACCGGCAACTCGCAGACTGCGGAATCCACCGACATCGCGGCGCGCGTCTCTGCTGCCACGAGCTCGTTCGGCGCCAAGCCGCGCAGCTCCACCAAGAAGTCGGAGGCGGTCGACGCTGACGAGGCGAGCGACGGTGCCAAGTCCGTACCGGGAACGCTCGGCACGCGCCCTGCCCGCAACGGGAACCGTGGCCAGCTCTCGGGGATCAAGGACGCCATCACGAGCATCGTCCGGAAACCCGGCAAGACAGGTGAGAGCACGTCATCCGGGACGTCGGGCACCGGCACCGCCGGTGATGCCGGCGCCGACAGCGGCAGCTCCGGCTCCGGTGATGGCGACGGTGGAGGTTCGCAAAGCAACGCGGCGTGA
- a CDS encoding wax ester/triacylglycerol synthase family O-acyltransferase produces the protein MSDVPDLDADGLPEELSAFDQILHRGEANPRTRSGIMTVEILDAEPDWEQFRRRFDNASRKVLRLRQKVVTPTLPTVAPRWVIDPDFNLDFHVRRIRIAEPGTLRQVLDLADVAAQSPLDISRPLWTATLIGGLEGGGAAIMMHLSHAITDGVGAVEMFANIYDLEREPAPRAIPPLPIPQDLSPNDLMRQGVRRLPGTIAGRARGVVAGAAHVVTEAIRDPVSRLGSVVGYAMSGARVLGPVADPSPVLRRRSLSSRSEAIDIKFGDLHRAAKAAGGSINDAYLAGLCGALRLYHEAKGVPIDALPMAVPVNLRSEADPAGGNRFAGVNLAAPIGLQDPEVRIKNIRSQMTSKREERAIDMVGAIAPVISLLPDSVLESMAGSIVNSDVQASNVPVYAGDTFIAGAKILRQYGIGPLPGVAMMVVLISRAGYCTITTRYDRAAINDPDLWARCVLSGFDEVLALGGDGRAEPASFSADSPDTAQISPNGSALQ, from the coding sequence ATGAGCGATGTGCCGGACCTCGACGCCGACGGACTCCCGGAGGAACTGAGCGCGTTCGATCAGATCCTGCATCGTGGTGAGGCCAACCCGCGCACCCGGTCGGGAATCATGACCGTGGAGATCCTGGACGCCGAGCCGGACTGGGAGCAGTTCCGGCGACGGTTCGACAATGCCTCACGCAAGGTGCTGCGGCTGCGGCAGAAGGTCGTCACGCCCACGCTGCCGACGGTGGCGCCGCGGTGGGTCATCGATCCCGATTTCAACCTGGACTTCCACGTCCGCCGAATCCGGATCGCCGAGCCGGGCACCCTGCGCCAGGTGCTCGACCTCGCCGACGTCGCCGCGCAGTCGCCGCTCGACATCTCCCGGCCGTTGTGGACCGCGACGCTGATCGGGGGGCTCGAAGGCGGCGGTGCTGCGATCATGATGCATCTGAGCCACGCCATCACCGACGGCGTCGGCGCCGTGGAGATGTTCGCCAACATCTACGACCTCGAACGCGAACCCGCACCGCGAGCGATCCCGCCATTGCCGATTCCACAGGACCTCTCGCCCAACGACTTGATGCGGCAAGGGGTTCGGCGTCTCCCCGGCACGATCGCGGGTCGCGCGCGGGGTGTGGTGGCCGGTGCCGCTCATGTGGTGACCGAGGCGATCCGCGACCCGGTCTCGCGATTGGGCAGCGTCGTCGGCTACGCGATGTCCGGCGCCCGCGTGCTGGGACCGGTCGCCGATCCGTCGCCGGTGCTGCGCCGACGCAGCCTGTCGTCGCGCAGCGAGGCCATCGACATCAAGTTCGGCGACCTGCATCGCGCGGCCAAGGCGGCGGGTGGCTCGATCAACGACGCGTACCTGGCCGGACTGTGCGGCGCGCTGCGCCTCTACCACGAGGCCAAAGGCGTTCCCATCGACGCATTGCCGATGGCGGTACCCGTCAACCTGCGCTCCGAGGCCGACCCCGCCGGTGGAAACCGTTTCGCCGGAGTCAATCTCGCCGCGCCGATCGGGCTGCAGGACCCCGAGGTGCGAATCAAGAACATTCGCTCACAGATGACGAGCAAGCGCGAGGAGCGGGCGATCGACATGGTCGGCGCCATCGCCCCGGTGATCAGCCTGTTGCCTGACTCGGTGCTCGAATCGATGGCGGGTTCGATCGTCAACTCCGATGTGCAGGCCAGCAACGTGCCCGTTTATGCGGGCGACACTTTCATCGCCGGAGCAAAGATCCTGCGGCAGTATGGAATTGGCCCGCTGCCCGGCGTGGCGATGATGGTGGTGCTGATCTCGCGGGCGGGGTACTGCACCATCACCACGCGCTACGATCGCGCCGCGATCAACGACCCGGACCTATGGGCTCGCTGCGTGTTGTCGGGGTTCGACGAAGTCCTCGCTCTGGGCGGCGACGGCCGTGCAGAGCCGGCGTCGTTCTCCGCGGACTCGCCCGACACTGCCCAAATCTCACCGAACGGAAGTGCGCTGCAATGA
- a CDS encoding HAD-IB family hydrolase/lysophospholipid acyltransferase family protein has product MTSGNGQGSSAIRKTMRLPGSVAEIEASPAGPEVGAFFDLDGTLVAGFTGVVMTQDRLRRRQMSVGEFIGMVQAGLNHQLGRSEFEDLIGKGARMLRGNSLDDIDELAERLFVQKIVSRIYPEMRELVRAHMARGHTVVLSSSALTVQVEPVARFLGIKNVLSNKFETDEQGLLTGEVLRPIIWGPGKARAVQAFAAKNSVDLAKSYFYADGDEDVALMYLVGNPRPTNPAGKLAAVAAKRGWPVLRFSSRSGSSPVSQLRTAAGIATMMPIAAGAIGLGLLTRNRRTGVNFFTSTFGRTLLTTIGVDLNVLGRENLTAERPAVFIFNHRNQADPLIAGRLVESNFTSVGKKELEKDPIVGTMGRIMDAAFIDRDDPQKAIEGLKKVEELARKGLSILIAPEGTRLDTTEVGPFKKGPFRIAMSAGIPIVPIVIRNAEVIAARDSSTFNPGIVDVVVYPPIPVDDWTHDNLSERIAEVRDLYLDTLRDWPRDELPTPELYRRAAPKKAAKKAANKTPAKKAPAKKAAAKSTAKKAEAKKTPVKKAATKKAAPKGRP; this is encoded by the coding sequence ATGACTTCGGGAAACGGTCAAGGATCGTCGGCCATCCGCAAGACCATGCGACTGCCCGGCTCGGTCGCCGAGATCGAGGCGAGCCCGGCCGGACCCGAGGTCGGCGCGTTCTTCGATCTCGACGGCACGCTCGTCGCCGGCTTCACCGGTGTGGTCATGACGCAGGACCGGCTTCGTCGCCGCCAGATGTCGGTCGGGGAGTTCATCGGCATGGTGCAGGCCGGGCTCAACCACCAGCTTGGGCGTTCCGAATTCGAGGACCTCATCGGCAAGGGCGCTCGCATGCTGCGTGGCAATTCCCTCGACGACATCGACGAGTTGGCCGAGCGTCTGTTCGTCCAGAAGATCGTGAGCCGCATCTATCCCGAGATGCGTGAGCTCGTCCGAGCGCACATGGCCCGCGGTCACACCGTGGTGCTCAGTTCGTCGGCGTTGACGGTGCAGGTCGAGCCGGTCGCGCGGTTCCTCGGCATCAAAAACGTGTTGAGCAACAAGTTCGAGACCGACGAGCAAGGCCTGCTGACCGGCGAGGTGCTCAGGCCCATCATCTGGGGGCCGGGTAAGGCCAGGGCGGTGCAGGCGTTCGCCGCCAAGAACAGCGTCGACCTGGCGAAGAGCTATTTCTACGCCGACGGTGACGAAGACGTCGCGTTGATGTATCTGGTCGGCAATCCGCGGCCCACCAACCCGGCGGGCAAGCTCGCGGCGGTCGCCGCCAAACGTGGCTGGCCGGTGCTGAGATTCTCCAGCCGCAGTGGCAGCAGCCCGGTGTCGCAGCTGCGCACCGCCGCGGGCATCGCGACGATGATGCCGATCGCCGCAGGCGCTATCGGACTCGGCCTGCTCACCCGCAATCGGCGCACCGGCGTCAACTTCTTCACGTCGACGTTCGGCCGGACACTTCTCACGACCATCGGTGTCGATCTCAATGTGCTCGGCAGGGAGAACCTGACCGCCGAACGGCCCGCGGTGTTCATCTTCAATCACCGAAACCAGGCCGACCCGCTGATCGCCGGGAGACTCGTCGAATCCAACTTCACGTCGGTCGGCAAGAAGGAACTCGAGAAGGACCCCATCGTCGGCACGATGGGCAGGATCATGGACGCGGCGTTCATCGATCGTGACGATCCGCAGAAGGCGATCGAGGGACTGAAAAAGGTCGAGGAGCTCGCGCGCAAGGGGCTGTCGATCCTCATCGCACCCGAGGGCACCCGGCTGGACACCACCGAGGTCGGCCCGTTCAAGAAGGGCCCGTTCCGTATCGCGATGTCGGCGGGAATCCCCATCGTGCCCATCGTGATTCGCAACGCCGAGGTGATCGCCGCCCGCGATTCGAGCACGTTCAATCCCGGCATCGTCGACGTCGTCGTGTATCCGCCGATCCCCGTCGACGATTGGACTCATGACAACCTGTCCGAGCGCATCGCCGAGGTACGCGACCTCTACCTCGACACGCTGAGGGACTGGCCGCGGGACGAGCTGCCCACTCCGGAGCTGTACCGTCGCGCGGCTCCCAAGAAGGCAGCGAAGAAGGCGGCGAACAAAACCCCCGCCAAGAAAGCCCCTGCCAAGAAAGCGGCCGCCAAATCGACGGCCAAGAAGGCGGAGGCGAAGAAGACCCCCGTGAAGAAGGCGGCGACGAAAAAGGCTGCGCCGAAAGGCCGGCCGTGA
- a CDS encoding glycerol-3-phosphate 1-O-acyltransferase yields the protein MKFSADQAAPFTATDDSLVLASVSSPAEQELLNDWLEQQRREHPDAKVDVLRLPHDDPPPGVLAQLVAELEADEDRSVVPVRVFWVPGGLPTRSKVVSLLSGRDTYRPPELIQRRILRKDPSRARVVAGEPAKVSELRQQWADTTVAENSREFARFVMRRAALAIERVELRLLGPEYKSPRLMKPEILASSRFREGLEQIPDATVEKAGEMLDELSTGWSRFSVDLIPSLGRAIFSRGFDPNVDYDRAEVEAMRDNLENHPAVLLFSHRSYLDGVIVPVAMQENRLPPVHTFAGINLSFGFMGPLMRHSGVIFLRRKLDDPLYKYVLRQFVGYIVEKRFNLSWSIEGTRSRTGKMLPPKLGLLAYVADAYLDGRSDDILLQPVSISFDQLHETAEYAAYARGGEKTPEGLSWMYNFIKAQGERNYGKIYVRFPAAVSMREYLGAPHGPMATDEAAKRLAMQKMAFEVSWRILRATPVNATALVSALLLTTRGVALTLDQLHHTLQDALDYLERKQTPMTNSALRLRTSDGVRAALDALSNGHPVTCVDGGREPVWRIAPEDEHEAAFYRNTLIDAFLETSIVDLALAYSARAEGDRLEAFWSQAMRLRALLKFDFYFADSAAFREHVAEEMSWHQDWESHVASGDVDSVLRAKRPLIAGAMLRPFFEAYEIVADVLRESPPDIDEKALTKRALGLGNQYSAQHRVQSNESVSALLFATARQVVADQDLLTPAADLDERRTAFAYELRGILRDMDKVEQFSREQFYAREVARRNLRTEPA from the coding sequence GTGAAGTTCAGCGCGGACCAGGCCGCACCGTTCACCGCAACCGACGACTCGCTGGTGCTGGCGTCGGTGTCGTCGCCGGCCGAGCAGGAACTGCTCAACGACTGGCTGGAACAGCAGCGCCGCGAGCATCCCGATGCCAAGGTCGACGTGTTACGGCTGCCGCACGACGATCCGCCCCCTGGCGTGCTCGCTCAGCTCGTCGCCGAGCTCGAGGCCGACGAGGATCGGTCCGTTGTCCCCGTGCGGGTGTTCTGGGTGCCGGGCGGCCTACCGACCCGGTCGAAGGTGGTGTCGCTGCTGTCGGGTCGCGACACCTATCGGCCGCCGGAGCTTATCCAGCGCCGCATCCTGCGCAAGGATCCGTCTCGCGCGCGGGTGGTCGCCGGTGAGCCGGCGAAGGTCTCAGAGCTTCGGCAGCAGTGGGCCGACACCACGGTCGCCGAGAACTCTCGTGAATTCGCGCGATTCGTGATGCGCCGCGCAGCGTTGGCGATCGAACGCGTCGAGCTGCGCCTGTTGGGGCCGGAATACAAGTCCCCGCGCCTGATGAAACCGGAGATCCTGGCCTCATCTCGGTTTCGCGAAGGCCTGGAACAGATCCCGGATGCGACCGTCGAAAAGGCGGGGGAGATGCTCGACGAGCTCTCCACCGGCTGGAGTCGCTTTTCGGTCGATCTGATCCCGTCGCTGGGCCGCGCCATCTTCAGCCGCGGGTTCGATCCCAACGTCGACTACGACCGCGCCGAAGTCGAGGCGATGCGAGACAACCTGGAGAATCATCCCGCGGTGCTGCTGTTCTCCCACCGGTCTTACCTCGACGGTGTGATCGTGCCGGTGGCAATGCAGGAGAATCGACTGCCACCGGTTCACACCTTCGCGGGCATCAACCTGTCCTTCGGGTTCATGGGGCCGCTGATGCGTCATTCGGGCGTGATCTTCCTGCGCCGCAAGCTCGACGACCCGCTGTACAAATACGTGCTGCGCCAATTCGTCGGCTACATCGTCGAGAAGCGCTTCAACCTGAGCTGGTCTATCGAGGGCACCCGCTCACGCACTGGAAAGATGTTGCCCCCCAAGCTCGGTCTGCTCGCCTACGTCGCTGACGCGTATCTCGACGGCCGCAGCGACGACATCCTGCTACAGCCGGTATCGATCAGCTTTGACCAGTTGCACGAAACCGCCGAATACGCCGCGTACGCGCGAGGAGGCGAGAAGACGCCCGAGGGTCTGTCCTGGATGTACAACTTCATCAAGGCGCAGGGCGAACGCAACTACGGCAAGATCTACGTCCGATTTCCCGCGGCGGTGTCGATGCGTGAATACCTCGGCGCCCCACACGGTCCGATGGCCACCGACGAGGCCGCCAAACGCCTGGCCATGCAGAAGATGGCCTTCGAGGTGTCGTGGCGGATCCTGCGGGCAACGCCGGTCAATGCAACCGCGTTGGTGTCGGCGCTGCTGCTGACCACCCGCGGTGTCGCCCTGACCCTCGATCAGCTGCACCACACGTTGCAGGACGCGCTGGATTATCTGGAGCGCAAGCAAACTCCGATGACCAACAGCGCGTTGCGATTGCGCACTTCCGACGGGGTGCGCGCCGCACTCGACGCACTGTCCAACGGACATCCGGTCACGTGTGTCGACGGTGGCCGCGAGCCGGTGTGGCGGATCGCGCCCGAGGACGAGCACGAAGCGGCGTTCTACCGCAACACGCTCATCGACGCGTTCCTCGAAACGTCGATCGTCGACTTGGCGCTGGCGTACTCGGCGCGCGCCGAAGGTGACCGCCTGGAAGCGTTTTGGAGCCAGGCGATGCGGCTGCGCGCTCTGCTGAAGTTCGACTTCTACTTCGCCGACTCCGCCGCGTTCCGCGAGCATGTGGCCGAAGAGATGTCCTGGCACCAGGACTGGGAGTCGCACGTCGCGTCGGGAGACGTCGACAGCGTGCTACGCGCCAAGCGTCCACTCATCGCCGGCGCGATGCTGCGACCGTTCTTCGAGGCGTACGAGATCGTGGCGGACGTGTTACGTGAGTCGCCCCCCGACATCGACGAGAAGGCGCTGACCAAGCGCGCGCTGGGGCTCGGCAATCAATACAGCGCGCAGCACCGGGTACAGAGCAATGAGTCGGTATCCGCCCTGTTGTTCGCGACAGCTCGTCAGGTGGTCGCCGACCAGGATCTGCTGACACCGGCCGCTGATCTGGACGAGCGACGCACAGCGTTCGCCTACGAGTTGCGCGGCATTCTGCGCGACATGGACAAGGTCGAGCAGTTCTCCCGCGAGCAGTTCTATGCGCGCGAGGTCGCGCGCCGCAACCTCCGCACCGAACCGGCCTAG